The Acidobacteriota bacterium genome includes a window with the following:
- a CDS encoding Gfo/Idh/MocA family oxidoreductase, giving the protein MQRRDFIRQSAAFALAPAILRRNYKYAEEFAQKKARVGLIGTGWYGKSDLFRLLQVAPVEVVSLCDVDKKMLADCAEQVAGRQESKKTPRTYGDYRALLKEKDLDIVLIATPDHWHALPMIAACEAGADIYVQKPISVDVVEGQAMVAAARKHNRVVQVGTQRRSTPHLIEAKEQIVQTGKLGKIGLVEIYCYYQMRTKENPPDTAPPDYLDYEMWTGPAPMRPYNKLVHPRSWRAFMEYGNGIVGDMCVHMLDMVRWMCGLGWPREVSSNGGILIDKDSKANITDTQTATFDFPEFPVIWQHRTYGHPPDPKYPWGATIYGDKGTLKAGVMSYDFIPTDNKQPSVHKDVTYEFEQYPIDRTEKDLERHVAPAIRGHMKDLLRCIENRSKPVADIEQGHISTASCILANHSMKLGRSFKWDAAKHQVVGDAEANKLLAREYRKPWVHPKE; this is encoded by the coding sequence ATGCAACGTCGAGATTTCATTCGCCAAAGCGCCGCCTTTGCCCTCGCTCCGGCAATCTTGCGCAGGAATTACAAATACGCCGAAGAGTTCGCGCAAAAGAAAGCTCGCGTCGGCCTCATCGGCACCGGCTGGTATGGCAAATCCGACCTGTTCCGCCTGCTGCAAGTCGCGCCGGTCGAGGTCGTCTCGCTCTGTGATGTAGACAAAAAGATGCTGGCCGATTGCGCCGAACAGGTCGCCGGACGGCAGGAATCCAAGAAGACGCCGCGCACTTACGGCGATTACCGCGCGCTGCTCAAAGAGAAAGATTTGGACATCGTGCTGATCGCGACGCCCGACCATTGGCACGCGCTGCCGATGATCGCGGCCTGCGAGGCTGGCGCGGATATTTACGTTCAGAAGCCCATCAGCGTTGACGTCGTCGAAGGTCAGGCGATGGTCGCCGCCGCGCGCAAACACAACCGCGTCGTGCAGGTCGGCACGCAACGCCGTTCGACGCCGCATCTGATCGAAGCCAAAGAGCAGATCGTCCAAACCGGCAAGCTCGGCAAAATCGGGCTGGTCGAGATTTATTGTTATTACCAGATGCGCACCAAAGAGAACCCGCCCGACACCGCGCCGCCCGATTATCTGGATTACGAAATGTGGACTGGCCCCGCGCCCATGCGGCCTTATAACAAGCTGGTGCATCCGCGCAGTTGGCGCGCCTTTATGGAATACGGCAACGGCATCGTCGGCGATATGTGCGTACACATGCTCGACATGGTGCGCTGGATGTGCGGTCTGGGCTGGCCGCGCGAGGTTTCATCGAATGGCGGCATCCTGATAGACAAGGACAGCAAGGCCAACATCACCGACACGCAAACGGCGACCTTTGATTTCCCCGAGTTCCCGGTGATCTGGCAGCATCGCACCTACGGCCATCCGCCCGATCCGAAATATCCCTGGGGCGCGACGATCTATGGCGACAAGGGAACACTCAAGGCTGGCGTGATGAGTTACGACTTCATCCCGACGGATAACAAACAACCGTCGGTGCACAAGGACGTGACTTACGAATTTGAGCAGTACCCGATTGACCGCACCGAAAAGGATTTGGAACGCCACGTTGCGCCCGCGATTCGCGGCCACATGAAAGACCTGTTGCGTTGCATCGAAAACCGCAGCAAACCCGTTGCTGACATCGAACAGGGCCACATCTCGACCGCCAGTTGCATCCTGGCAAATCATTCGATGAAGTTGGGCCGTTCGTTCAAGTGGGACGCCGCCAAGCACCAAGTCGTTGGCGATGCCGAAGCGAACAAGCTGTTGGCGCGCGAATATCGCAAGCCGTGGGTGCATCCGAAGGAATAA